In the genome of Nocardioides sp. NBC_00368, the window AGCACGCGCGCGACATCGCGGGCGGTGTAGACGATGTGCACCTCGGTGCGACCGCCCTCGCCGAGGTCGGTCATCGCCTTCTCCACCCGGTCGGGCCTGGCGCCGGCGAAGAGGTGGTGGCTGATCAGGATCGTCTCGGACTCGTGGCGGCGCACGCGCTTGACCAGCGCGTCCCACTCGCCGTGGACGGTCTTCCTCATCCCGCCCCAGGGACGGTCGATCAGGTCGAGCGCCGGCCGGAAGAAGTCGGGCTGGCTGCCGACCGGGTAGAAGACACCATGCTTCTCCAGGGACACCCGGTTGTGGAACAACCTGTCCTGGAGGTACGTCGTGCCCGTCTTCGGAGCGCCGACGTGGAGAAAGACTTTGCGCGCCATGGTCCCGCTATTCTGCACCAAGTTAGTAGAGATTGTCGCGGCGGTCCGTCTTTTGTCACCCGGCCGTCACTCTTGGGTGCAGTCTAGGGCGTGTTGCCAGCTACGAGCGCAGGGCGCGTACGACGGCCGAGGGACTCGGCCTACCGAGATGGTCGGCGAGCCATCGGCTGGTGTCGGCGACCTTGTCGAGGTCGACCCCGTGCTCGATCCCCAGACCGTCGAGCATCCAGAGCAGATCCTCGGTGGCCAGGTTGCCGGTCGCGCTCTTGGCGTAGGGGCAACCGCCCAGACCGCCGGCGCTGGCGTCGTAGGTGGTCACGCCGCACTGCAGCCCGGCGAGGGTGTTGGCCAGCGCCTGACCGTACGTGTCGTGGAAGTGCAGCGCGAGCCGGTCGGTCGTGACGCCCTCCTGTGCGAAGGCGCTGATCAGCGCCTTCACGTGGCCGGCCGTCGCGACGCCGATCGTGTCGCCGAGGCTGAGCTCGTCGGCGCCGAGATCGAGGAGCCGCTTTCCGGCCTCGACCACCTTCGCGATCTCGACCTGCCCCTCCCACGGGTCGCCGAAGCACATGCTGAGGTAGCCGCGGACGGTCATGTTCGCGTCCTTGGCCCGGTTCATCGTCGGCTCGAACATCGCCCACTGGCCGTCGAAGGTCTGGTTGAGGTTCTTGTTGGCGAACGTCTCCGTCGCGCTGCCGAAGATCGCGATGTGCCTCAGCCCGAGCTCGAGCGCACGGTCGAGACCCTTCTCGTTGGGGACCAGCACGGGGAGCTCTCGCGCCCTGTCGCCGAGCCGATCGACCAGCTCCGTCATCAGCTCCTTGGCGTCGGCCAGCTGCGGCACCCACTTCGGGTGCACGAAGCTCGTCGCCTCCACCGGGCTCAGCCCGGCGTCGAGCAGCCGGGTGATCAGGTCCGCCTTGACGCCGGTGTCGATCGCCGTCTTCTCGTTCTGGAGGCCGTCACGCGCACCGACCTCGTAGATCGTGATCCTGCTGGGCAGGTCGTCGTGGCGTACGACGGCGGGGAGGGTGGTCATGGAGTCGGCTCCTGCTGGGTTGGTTCCACGTGTAACACGCTGTTCGTAGGACTACTCGCCCTCTGGGAACGACCGGACGGTCCTACGAACGACGTGTTACCCGCGCTGCGGTCAGACATCGGTCGGCTCCACCACGAAAAGTTCCGCCCCGAGCGGCACCTGCGAGCCAGGAGCGGCACCGACGACGGTGACCGTGCCGGCGAACGGGGCCTTGAGGGAGACCTCCATCTTCATCGCCTCCAGGACGCCGAGGACCTGGCCCTCCTCGACCAGGTCGCCGACCTGGACGCGTACGTCGATGACCGTGCCGGGCATCTTGGCCTCGACCGCACCGTCGCTGTGGTGGGTGGCGGCCCCGGCGACGCGGTCGGGAGGGGTGAAGTCGAAGCGGTGTCCCTGGTGGACGATCTCGGCGAGACCGGGCTGGACGTTGACGACCGCCCGGTGGCGTACGCCGTCGACGACGGCCACGAGGACGTGGTCGGCCGCGCTGATCTGCCGGACGAGATGGTCGTCGACGCGGCCGGAGGGGCGGTCGACGGTGACGCTCCGGTCGAGGTCGACGATGGTCGGCGCCGGGGATCCGGCGAGGCGCCAGCCGTCGGCACGGAACGGGGTCGTGGTGTCCGAGACCGCGGCGAGCATCGCGCTCACCCAGGCGACGAGGGTGCGCGGCACGTCGGAGTCCGGAACGGGCACCTCGTTGCGGTCGAGCCAGGCCGTGTCGATCTCGGCGTCGCGGAAGGCGTCGGAGGCGGCCAGCACGCGGAGGAAGCCGGTGTTGGTGGTCAGCCCGAGGACGGCGGTCGCGTCGAGCGCCTTGATCAGCGCGGCCCGGGCCTCCTCGCGGTCGGCGCCGTGGACGATGACCTTGGCGAGCATCGGGTCGTAGGCGGTGCTGACCACCTGCTCGCTCTCCAGGGCGTGCTCCACCCGAGCGTTCTCGGGCCAGCGCACGATCGAGGTCCGTCCGGCCTGCGGTAGGAAGCCCTCGAAGGCGTCCTCGGCGTAGACCCGGACCTCGATGGCGTGGCCGTCGACGCGTACGTCGTCCTGGGTGATGCCGAGCGGATCACCCGCCGCGACCCGGAGCTGGAGCGCGACCAGGTCGACACCGGTGATCTCCTCGGTCACGGGGTGCTCGACCTGGAGGCGGGTGTTCATCTCCAGGAAGTAGGCGTCGCCGGTGGCGTCGTCGAGCAGGAACTCGACGGTCCCGGCACCGGTGTAGCCGACCTGCTTCGCGAGCGCGACGGCGCTGGTCAGGACCAGGTTCCGCTGCTCGTCGGTGAGCGTCGGGGCCGGGGCCTCCTCGATCACCTTCTGGTGGCGGCGCTGGGTCGAGCAGTCGCGCTCGAAGAGGTGGATGACGTTCCCATGGGTGTCGCCGAAGACCTGGACCTCGATGTGGCGGCCACGCTCGACGTACTTCTCGATCAGGAGGGTCTCGTCGCCGAACGCGCTCAGCGCCTCGCGGGCGGCGGCGGCCCGCGCCTCGTCCAGTTCCTCCGGCGAGCGCACGATCCGCATGCCCTTGCCGCCACCGCCCGCGGCGGCCTTGACCAGGAGCGGGTAGGGGCTGTCCTCACCGCGCGGAACCACGGGTACGCCGGCAGCGACCGC includes:
- a CDS encoding hydroxymethylglutaryl-CoA lyase; protein product: MTTLPAVVRHDDLPSRITIYEVGARDGLQNEKTAIDTGVKADLITRLLDAGLSPVEATSFVHPKWVPQLADAKELMTELVDRLGDRARELPVLVPNEKGLDRALELGLRHIAIFGSATETFANKNLNQTFDGQWAMFEPTMNRAKDANMTVRGYLSMCFGDPWEGQVEIAKVVEAGKRLLDLGADELSLGDTIGVATAGHVKALISAFAQEGVTTDRLALHFHDTYGQALANTLAGLQCGVTTYDASAGGLGGCPYAKSATGNLATEDLLWMLDGLGIEHGVDLDKVADTSRWLADHLGRPSPSAVVRALRS
- a CDS encoding acetyl/propionyl/methylcrotonyl-CoA carboxylase subunit alpha, which codes for MAVFESVLVANRGEIARRVFRTCRELGIRTIAIYTALDADAPHVRDADEAVEVASYLDADVVVAAAAEAGAEAIHPGYGFLSERAEFARAVTKAGLTWVGPTPEVIEQMGRKDAAREIAVAAGVPVVPRGEDSPYPLLVKAAAGGGGKGMRIVRSPEELDEARAAAAREALSAFGDETLLIEKYVERGRHIEVQVFGDTHGNVIHLFERDCSTQRRHQKVIEEAPAPTLTDEQRNLVLTSAVALAKQVGYTGAGTVEFLLDDATGDAYFLEMNTRLQVEHPVTEEITGVDLVALQLRVAAGDPLGITQDDVRVDGHAIEVRVYAEDAFEGFLPQAGRTSIVRWPENARVEHALESEQVVSTAYDPMLAKVIVHGADREEARAALIKALDATAVLGLTTNTGFLRVLAASDAFRDAEIDTAWLDRNEVPVPDSDVPRTLVAWVSAMLAAVSDTTTPFRADGWRLAGSPAPTIVDLDRSVTVDRPSGRVDDHLVRQISAADHVLVAVVDGVRHRAVVNVQPGLAEIVHQGHRFDFTPPDRVAGAATHHSDGAVEAKMPGTVIDVRVQVGDLVEEGQVLGVLEAMKMEVSLKAPFAGTVTVVGAAPGSQVPLGAELFVVEPTDV